The following proteins are encoded in a genomic region of Parus major isolate Abel chromosome 20, Parus_major1.1, whole genome shotgun sequence:
- the ZNF335 gene encoding zinc finger protein 335 isoform X4, whose amino-acid sequence MEENAVESSSDATLQAAREEPTESGLGVGSSEAVSADSSDAAAGPGLLSRTDDSCVGQSSDSSGVSLEEVSESSSSTDTIPRIYLPDSSSIAQSTLVSSVSTVSQSIMVSESPQVLVHSSVVTDGATVVSDSTASTSSDLGSAIDKIIESTIGPDIIQSCIAVTSAEDGRAETTQYLILQGPDDGAPMVSQMATSALASSLAIEAVADGPTSTYLDQPGSSEPSGQLEVLELPTQPDRAQKTDGGEELDQPDLETLEEMMEVVVVQQFKCKMCQYKSVSKKTLINHMKERHFQPVGSALALKKGRPRKVGAVPKTEDEEAPEEEDDDIMDAGAIDDPEEDSDYNPAEDEPRGRLPKYGRIVPTSSEERPRRRPGRPRKLHRLENISQDMPEGGEVEPLVTSQSTPSQELQNLEAASSSGMENGTGESLAEPGISQSDSENKDPSSKDPTSIGAEDADVIPRRRGRPSRRFLGKKYRKYMGRRYYYKSPKPLMRPYLCRICGSRFLTHDDLRFHVNSHEANDPQLFKCLQCSYRSRRWSSLKEHMFNHVGSKPYKCEECNYTSVYKKDVIRHSTVHSRDRKKRADPPPKLNSFPCPVCNRVYPMQKRLTQHMKTHSTEKPHMCDKCGKSFKKRYTFKMHLLTHIQAIANRRFKCEFCDYVCEDKKVLLNHQLSHMNDKPYKCSVCKYSTFREDFLVSHMAVKHTGGKPFACEFCHFTTKHKKNLRLHVQCRHADSFEEWAQRHPEEPPCRRRPFFTLQQIEELKQQHSQVQAPAEPEASPPAPLGPITCHTVQTVAGAEPSVLSQGSLEGATIIYEQDVAGSAELATQTALDLLLNMSAQRELATGSLQVAVVKPDDPEETPGPCELQAQEEDTKVDSKEQQQKLVMLHMAETGQTLVQEAYQEASLSGSELQQITIPFSGTAEYSIIAPISEEIQAPGTLYSSEEESPMETSHTVVVSGAVMAEEALKDHSNHYIMSSSVPGSQFQTMEPHSGDAAFSSPAEGQEAQPAGVKWPLVQCVTRQLQKDSSLSPASEGQEVPSTKIKWPAIQGMTKKFACKVSTGKKLSCKISTAKKFSCKICTAMFTGRAEMESHKRAHIGPSTFKCPDCPFTATLWPEVRSHMVQHANLRPHKCPHCSFASKNKKDLRRHMLTHTNEKPFACQVCGQRFNRNGHLKFHTQRLHSSEGKRPGPAAQQTIILNSDEDTLATLHTALQAGQAVLAPERLQQALGQEHILVAQEQSVTSQEEAAYIQEITTADGQTVQHLVTADNQVQYIIAQEGVPHLLPQEYVVVPEGHHIQVQDGQITHIQYEQGGQFLPESQIQYMPVSPEQQLVTQAQLEAAAHSAVSVADAAMAQAQGVFTTEAAAEQMQQLQPGIHYDVITLSD is encoded by the exons ATGGAGGAAAATGCGGTGGAGAGCAGCAGCGACGCGACCCTGCAGGCGGCCCGGGAAGAGCCCACCGAGAGCGGGCTGGGCGTCGGGAGCTCGGAGGCCGTGTCAGCGGACAGCAGCGATGCCGCCGCGGGGCCTGGGCTCCTCTCCCGGACCGATGACTCCTGCGTGGGGCAGAGCTCCGACAGCAGCGGCGTCTCCTTG GAAGAGGTCTcggagagcagctccagcacagacacCATTCCAAGGATTTACCTGCCAGACTCATCCTCTATTGCCCAATCCACCTTGGTCTCCAGTGTCTCCACTGTGAGCCAATCCATCATGGTGTCAGAGTCCCCACAAGTCTTGGTCCACTCCAGTGTCGTCACCGATGGAGCCACAGTTGTGTCAGACTCCACTGCATCCACTTCCTCAGACCTGGGTTCAGCCATTGACAAAATCATCGAGTCCACAATCGGACCTGACATCATCCAGA GCTGCATCGCCGTGACCAGCGCAGAGGATGGAAGGGCAGAGACCACGCAGTACCTCATTCTGCAAGGCCCTGATGATG GTGCCCCCATGGTGTCCCAGATGGCCACTTCTGCTCTAGCCAGTAGCTTGGCAATAGAAGCTGTTGCTGATGGACCTACCTCCACATACCTTGACCAGCCTGGCTCTTCAGAGCCTTCAGGGCAGTtggaagtgctggagctgcctaCACAGCCAGACCGAGCCCAAAAAACAGATGGTGGAGAGGAGCTGGACCAGCCAGACTTGGAGACCCTGGAAGAGATGATGGAAGTGGTGGTGGTGCAGCAGTTCAAGTGCAAGATGTGTCAGTACAAGAGTGTCTCTAAGAAAACACTGATCAACCACATGAAAGAGCGTCACTTCCAGCCAG TGGGTTCAGCTCTGGCTCTGAAGAAAGGACGACCACGGAAGGTGGGAGCTGTTCCAAAGACTGAGGATGAGGAGGCCCCagaagaagaagatgatgaTATTATGGATGCTGGTGCTATTGATGATCCTGAAG AGGACAGTGACTACAACCCAGCTGAGGATGAGCCCCGGGGGCGACTGCCCAAGTATGGCCGCATTGTCCCCACGTCCAGTGAGGAGAGGCCACGTCGACGCCCAGGGAGACCCCGCAAGCTGCATCGTCTGGAGAATATATCTCAGGACATGCCAGAAG GAGGGGAGGTGGAGCCCTTGGTGACCTCCCAAAGCACACcgagccaggagctgcagaactTGGAAGCAGCCAGTTCCTCTGGTATGGAGAATGGGACTGGCGAGAGCCTGGCAGAGCCCGGTATCAGCCAGTCTGACTCGGAGAACAAGGACCCTTCCTCCAAGGACCCCACCTCCATCGGTGCTGAGGATGCAGATGTCATCCCCCGGCGGCGCGGGCGGCCCTCCCGCCGCTTCCTGGGCAAGAAATACCGCAAGTACATGGGGCGCAG GTACTACTACAAGTCCCCCAAGCCCCTGATGCGTCCCTACCTGTGTCGGATCTGTGGCTCGCGGTTCCTCACACACGATGACCTGCGCTTCCATGTCAACTCACACGAGGCCAATGACCCGCAGCTCTTCAAGTGTCTTCAGTGCAGCTACCGCTCCCGGCGCTGGTCCTCTCTCAAG GAGCACATGTTCAACCATGTGGGCAGCAAGCCCTACAAGTGCGAGGAGTGCAATTACACCAGTGTGTACAAGAAGGATGTCATCCGGCACTCCACAGTGCACAGCCGGGACAG GAAGAAGAGAGCTGATCCG CCACCAAAGCTGAACTCCTTCCCATGCCCTGTCTGCAACCGTGTCTACCCAATGCAGAAGAGGCTTACGCAGCACATGAAGACACACAGTACAGAGAAACCACACATGTGTGACAAG TGCGGGAAGTCCTTTAAGAAGCGTTACACCTTCAAGATGCACCTACTGACGCACATTCAGGCCATTGCCAACCGCAG GTTCAAGTGTGAGTTCTGTGACTATGTCTGCGAGGACAAGAAGGTCCTGCTGAACCACCAGCTGTCGCATATGAACGACAAGCCCTACAAGTGCAGCGTCTGCAAGTATTCCACCTTCCGGGAGGACTTCCTGGTCTCGCACATGGCAGTCAAGCACACAG GAGGGAAGCCGTTCGCTTGCGAGTTCTGTCACTTCACCACCAAGCACAAGAAGAACCTGCGCCTGCACGTGCAATGCCGCCACGCTGACTCCTTTGAGGAGTGGGCACAGAGGCACCCCGAGGAGCCAccctgccgccgccgcccctTCTTCACCCTGCAGCAGATCGaggagctgaagcagcagcacagccaggtgcAGGCACCAGCTGAGCCAGAGGCCAGCCCACCA GCACCTCTTGGCCCCATCACCTGCCACACCGTTCAGACTGTTGCAGGTGCAGAGCCCTCTGTTCTCTCGCAAGGTTCCCTGGAAGGGGCCACCATCATCTATGAACAAG ATGTGGCTGGATCAGCAGAGCTGGCCACGCAGACGGCCCTGGATCTCCTGCTGAACATGAGTGCCCAGCGGGAGCTGGCCACCGGCTCACTGCAG GTGGCGGTGGTGAAGCCAGATGACCCAGAAGAGACACCAGGCCCCTgtgagctgcaggcacaggaggaGGACACAAAGGTGGACTctaaggagcagcagcaaaagttGGTGATGCTGCACATGGCAGAGACTGGGCAGACACTTGTGCAGGAGGCTTATCAGGAAGCAAGCCTGAGTGGCTCAGAGCTACAGCAGATCACCATCCCCTTCAGTGGAACAGCAGAGTACAGCATCATTGCACCCATCAGCGAAGAGATCCAGGCTCCTGGCACACTGTACAG CAGTGAGGAGGAGAGTCCTATGGAGACCTCCCACACAGTTGTGGTGAGCGGAGCTGTGATGGCAGAGGAGGCGCTGAAGGACCATAGCAATCACTACATCATGTCATCCAGTGTTCCAGGGAGCCAGTTCCAGACCATGGAG CCCCACAGCGGGGATGCTGCCTTTTCCTCACCTGCGGAGGGCCAGGAGGCACAGCCCGCCGGCGTCAAGTGGCCCCTGGTGCAGTGTGTCACCAGGCAACTCCAGAAGGACTCATCTTTATCCCCAGCATCCGAGGGGCAGGAAGTCCCATCTACAAAGATCAAGTGGCCTGCAATCCAAGGCATGACCAAGAAGTTCGCATGCAAGGTTTCCACAGGCAAGAAGCTCTCATGCAAGATTTCCACGGCCAAAAAGTTTTCATGCAAGATTTGCACAGCCATGTTCACAGGGAGAGCGGAGATGGAGAGTCACAAGAGAGCCCACATTGGGCCCAGCACCTTCAAGTGTCCTGACTGTCCCTTCACTGCCACACTCTGGCCAGAGGTCCGG agccACATGGTTCAACATGCCAACCTCCGGCCACACAAGTGCCCCCACTGCAGCTTTGCCTCCAAGAACAAGAAGGACCTGCGCAGGCACATGCTGACCCACACCAATGAGAAGCCCTTTGCCTGCCAGGTCTGTGGTCAGAG GTTCAACCGTAATGGACACCTCAAGTTCCACACGCAGCGTTTGCACAGCTCAGAGGGCAAAAGGCCAGGGCCGGCTGCCCAGCAGACCATCATCCTGAACAGTGATGAGGACACCCTGGCCACCCTACACA cagctctgcaggctggccaggctgtgctggctcccgAGCGGctgcagcaggctctggggCAGGAGCACATCCTTGTTGCACAGGAGCAGAGCGTCACCAGCCAG GAGGAGGCTGCCTACATCCAGGAGATCACGACTGCTGACGGACAGACGGTACAGCACTTAGTGACTGCTGACAACCAG GTTCAGTACATTATTGCCCAGGAAGGCGTCCCACACTTGCTTCCCCAAGAGTATGTTGTTGTCCCAGAGGGACATCACATCCAG GTACAGGATGGTCAGATCACCCACATCCAGTACGAGCAGGGTGGCCAGTTCCTCCCGGAGTCACAG ATCCAGTACATGCCCGTGtcacctgagcagcagctcgtcacccaggcacagctggaagcagcagcacactcAGCTGTCTCAG TGGCGGATGCGGCGATGGCCCAGGCGCAGGGCGTCTTCACCAccgaggcagcagcagagcagatgcagcagctgcagccggGGATCCACTACGATGTCATCACGCTGTCGGACTag